Proteins encoded by one window of Thermococcus sp. JdF3:
- a CDS encoding response regulator, with the protein MAKVLVVDDAAFMRMLLKKILTQGGHQVVGEAGNGKEAVQKYQELKPDVVTMDIVMPEMDGITAVQEIKKLDPNAKIIMITAVGQEGKVMEALKAGASGYIVKPFQAPKVLEEIARVLSS; encoded by the coding sequence ATGGCAAAGGTTTTGGTGGTGGATGATGCCGCTTTCATGCGCATGTTGCTGAAGAAGATACTGACCCAGGGCGGCCACCAGGTCGTTGGGGAGGCAGGCAACGGAAAGGAAGCGGTCCAGAAGTACCAGGAACTGAAGCCGGACGTGGTCACCATGGACATTGTCATGCCAGAGATGGACGGCATTACGGCGGTTCAGGAGATAAAGAAGCTCGACCCCAACGCCAAGATAATAATGATCACCGCGGTGGGGCAGGAAGGAAAGGTCATGGAGGCCCTCAAGGCAGGGGCTTCGGGGTACATAGTCAAGCCGTTCCAGGCCCCCAAGGTGCTCGAGGAGATAGCCAGAGTACTGTCCAGCTGA
- a CDS encoding chemotaxis response regulator protein-glutamate methylesterase, translating into MPLSSPSRKIRVLVVDDSAFMRKILRDIINSDPELEVCCEARDGIEAISLAKLHRPDVVTLDIEMPKMNGLDALRVIMKQTPLPVIMVSALTQEGAEATIKALEYGAIDFIPKPSSSISINMKEMRDEITAKIKEAARVPRRFLELRRMRLLRSQKVKTRKPSVPAKTVVTIASSTGGPQSLLRIFPKFPENLKAAILLVQHMPPGFTKSFAKRLDSLSRIDVKEAEDGDTIEEGKAYVAPGDYHMEVQMRAGKPVITLNKKPKIHGVRPAADPMMITAAEVFGRRTVGVVMTGMGKDGAQGIIAIKKKGGITIAQDRETSIIFGMPKAAIETGMVDHVVPLDKIAETVVMAVNKVNRGGAGGRSFAVSR; encoded by the coding sequence ATGCCACTGAGCTCCCCCTCTCGAAAAATCCGGGTACTGGTCGTCGACGACTCCGCGTTCATGAGAAAGATACTCCGGGACATCATAAATTCGGATCCCGAGCTGGAGGTCTGCTGCGAAGCCAGGGACGGTATTGAGGCCATCAGTCTGGCAAAGCTCCACAGGCCGGACGTCGTGACGCTTGACATTGAAATGCCCAAGATGAACGGCCTCGACGCCCTCCGGGTTATAATGAAGCAGACCCCCCTCCCGGTCATAATGGTGAGCGCCCTGACCCAGGAGGGCGCCGAGGCCACCATCAAAGCCCTGGAGTACGGGGCGATAGACTTCATTCCCAAGCCGAGCTCCTCCATCTCCATCAACATGAAAGAGATGCGGGACGAGATAACGGCGAAGATCAAAGAGGCCGCCAGAGTTCCAAGACGGTTCCTGGAGCTCAGAAGAATGAGACTGCTCAGGTCACAGAAGGTCAAAACCAGAAAACCCAGTGTCCCGGCAAAGACCGTTGTCACCATAGCGTCCTCCACAGGGGGCCCGCAATCTCTGCTGAGGATCTTTCCAAAATTCCCCGAGAACCTGAAAGCCGCGATACTGCTCGTCCAGCACATGCCACCCGGATTCACAAAGTCCTTTGCGAAGAGACTCGACAGTCTGAGCAGGATAGACGTCAAAGAGGCGGAGGACGGGGATACAATAGAGGAAGGGAAGGCCTACGTGGCGCCCGGGGATTACCACATGGAGGTGCAGATGAGGGCAGGAAAGCCCGTCATAACGCTCAACAAGAAACCGAAAATACACGGCGTGCGGCCTGCCGCCGACCCCATGATGATAACCGCCGCGGAGGTGTTCGGGCGCAGGACGGTCGGTGTCGTCATGACCGGAATGGGCAAGGACGGTGCCCAGGGAATCATTGCCATCAAGAAGAAAGGGGGCATCACGATAGCGCAGGACAGGGAAACCTCAATAATCTTCGGAATGCCCAAGGCAGCCATAGAGACCGGCATGGTGGACCATGTCGTCCCCCTGGATAAAATCGCCGAGACTGTGGTGATGGCAGTAAACAAAGTTAACCGGGGTGGTGCCGGTGGAAGATCTTTCGCAGTATCTAGATGA